From the Winogradskyella forsetii genome, the window TAATAACTGCCTGGTTTCTTTTCCAAGATATTGATTAATTTCAAAATATAACTGACCGTTTTCTTTTAGATTTTCCTTAGCAAAGTTGGTAATCGCTTTATAAAATACTAATGGATTATCATCTTTTACAAACAACGCCAAATGTGGTTCGTTATCCAAAACGTTAGGTTTTATCTCTTGCTTTTCCAGTTCCCTGACATAAGGCGGATTAGACACTACGATATCAAGTTCCAAATTTTTAAAAACTAAATTCCAAGCAGATTCGTTCAAAATATCAGCTTCAATAAATGTGATTTTTACGTTATTGAGCTCAGCATTTTCTTTTGCCACTTTCAAAGCCTCTATACTTACATCTAAAGCATAAACCTGTGCGTTTACCAAATATTTAGCCAATGAAATGGCAATGCAACCAGAGCCAGTTCCGATATCTAAGATCTTAATTTGAGATTCTTCGCTTCGCTCTGAATGACATTTGATAATTAAATCGACCAATTCTTCCGTTTCAGGTCTTGGAATCAGCACGTGCTCATTCACTTTAAAAGGTAATCCATAGAATTCCGTTTCCCTTAGTATATATTGTATGGGTTTTTGCTGTTTTAATTCTTCCAAAACCGTAAAAAAGGTTTCGGTTTCAGGTTTTGCGATTGTGAATTCTGGCTCTAAGGTTAACTGAATTCTTAGTACATTTAGATAATGTTCCGTACACAAGTAGAAAAAACTGTTCACTTCTTCTTTACCGTAAATAGCATCTAGTTCTTTATGAAATATATTTTGAAGGTCTTTCAATAACATTATTAATATTCAATTGTTTTAATTATAGATTCTTGACCGCCTCGCTTATAGATTCTAGAATCAAGACTTGATTGTAAATAACCGAGAGACAGATAGGGTTTATAAATAAACAAATCTTAAAATTTATCATAAATTATTTCTATACAGCAATAAGCAATTATTTTGGACATTGGTTTAGTTAAAACTATTCACTTTGTAGCATTTCTATTTCTTATAAAAATACTAACAAACGCCTAAGCCCAAAATTTTTCATCCTTAATCACAAATCTTTTAGCATCCAAACCGTACAGGAATAATGACCCGTATTTCCCATGGGCTTCTCAATACTTTCAAAACCTACTTTTCTATATAATTTACGTGCATCGTCCATATAGGGTAAGGTTTCTAAATAACATTGGTCAAAACCAGTTTGCTTGGCAAATTCAAGACATTTTTCCATCATTTCAGTTCCCAAACCTTTTCCCCTAGCTTTTGGCATAAAATACATTTTTTGCAATTCGCACACATTACCATCGTAATGATCTAAAGGCGCAATTCCTGCGCCTCCAATAATATCATCATTCTTTTCCACTACAAAATAAATCTTATTAGATGCGCCATAAGTTTCCGTCATGCGATCTAAAGCGGTATCTTCATAAGCAGTTCCAACTTTTGGCGCTCCCATTTCCACTAAAACCGAACGAATGGCCTTGGCAATTTTAGGGTTGTCCTTAGCTTCAATTTCTCGAATAACAATAGTATCTTTACGCACTGGTTTAATTTTAAAAAATTTCTAGTCGCTTCGACTTCGCTCAGCGACCACAACTGAAAATGACATTTTCCTGCATATCCAAAAATACATATAAAAACAATTTTATGTTTAAAAGATTCTTAATGTTTTTCCTAACTTTTACAGTACTTTTCAACTGTTCGGTAACCGAAAAACCCGAATTTCTTAAACTCGATAACATTCAAGTCGTTGACTCTAACTCTAAAAACATTACCCTTAAAGCAGATGCTTTTTTTCTAAATAAAAATGATATTGGCGGCACTTTAAAAACGGATGATTTAAAAGTTTACATCAATGATTTGCAGGTGGCTTCTGTGATTTCAGATGAATTCGATGTCCCAAAAAGAGAAAATTTCACAATTCCACTCACTGTAAACGTACCAACCGATAGTATAATCTCTGATAAAAACCTGGGAAGTTTATTAGGCAGTTTACTTTCCCAAAGTCTAAAAGTGCATTACAAAGGTGAAATAAAATATAAGATTATGGGTTATTCCTCAACCTACACAGTTGATGAAATCCAGGATGTAAAACTAAAACTCTAATTGACAACCCACGAAAACTACATAAAGCGCTGTTTGGAAATTGCCAAAAACGGATTGGGAAGCACAAGGCCTAACCCTATGGTTGGTGCTGTGATTGTTTACATGGATTCGATTATTGGCGAAGGGTTTACCAGTGAATATGGTGGCCATCATGCCGAAGTGAATGCCATAAATTCAGTGAAGGACAAAACGCTTTTAGCAAAAGGCACGCTTTACGTTACACTGGAACCTTGTAGTCATTTTGGAAAAACACCACCTTGTAGCGATTTAATTATAGCACATAAAATTCCGAATGTAGTTATTGGCTGTGTGGACGATAATCCTGAAGTTTCCGGAAAAGGGATCGCTAAACTCGAAGCTTCAGGTTGCCATGTGATTGTTGGCGTTTTGGAAGAAGCATGTAAAAATCACCACAAACGTTTTTTTACCTATCACAATAAAAAGCGTCCTTATATTATATTGAAATGGGCGGAAACTGCTGATGGATTTATGGCACCAATTCATAAGGACGAAAAAAAGCCGGTTTGGATTACCAACAATTACTCGCGCCAACTAGTGCATAAGTGGCGCGCTGAAGAACAAGCGATTTTAGTGGGAACTAATACAGTTATTGAAGACAATCCTAGTTTAACGGTTAGGGACTGGACAGGTCACAATCCAATCAGAGTGGTTTTAGATAAGAATTTAAAGTTGGGTAAAGATTATAAGGTGTTTGATAATGAAGCTGAAACGATTGTTTTAAGCTCGAAGTTGGAAGCACGAAGCATGAAAAATATTGAAGAAAGACAAATGACCGAAGTCGGAAGATGCAATAATTGTAATTTGGAATTTATCGATTGGAATTTGAAGAATTCAATTGCAAAACAAATTGTTGCTACTTTATACAAGAGGAATATTAACTCTGTAATTATTGAAGGTGGCGCAAAAATGCTTCAAACGTTTATTGATGAAAATCTTTGGGATGAAGCAAGGGTTTTTAAAGGTCTTGTTGAATTTGATGAAGGTGTAAAAGCACCAAAGCTGAAAGGGCGATTAATTTCGGAAACAAGAATTTTAGATGATAAATTAAAGATACTCAGACCATGACCGAGCTGCTTTAAAAAGCCTAGCAGGTTTCTAAAGCTTATATAACTAACTAAAAAAATGAGACTCCCAATTTCTTGGGAAATGAATATGATTAAAACACTGATTTTCGATTTTGGCGATGTGTTTATCAACTTGGATAAACAAGGTGCGATGAAAAACGCTTTGGAATTATTTCAACTTGAAACTTTTGAAGCGGATATGATAAAAACTAATGAACTATATGAGGTTGGAAAGATTTCAACTTCAGAATTCATTCAATTTTATAACGCTAAATTTTCAGACCTGAGAGAAACCGATATTATTGAGGCTTGGAATTATATCCTTAAAGATTTTCCAGAACATAGATTTGAATTCATTAAAAACTTAGCACTTCAAAAGGATTATAAACTCATGTTATTGAGCAATACCAATAATATGCACATTGATTTCATAAAGCAGAAAATTCCATTTTTTAATGAATTTCAAGATTGTTTTGATGTGTTTTATTTGTCCCAAGAAATTAACCTTAGAAAACCAAATAGGGACATTTTTGAATTTGTGCTAAAAGAAAATAACCTTATCGCCAATGAATGTCTTTTTATTGATGACACCAAGGCCAATACGGATACTGCTGACGCCATGGGTTTCCACACTTGGAATATTGATGAAACCTCAGAAGATGTAGTCACACTATTTGAAACCAAAAAAGAGCTCTTTTGATTTATTTACTCATTAGTATTCTATCCTCTACAGCCATTTTTGTAGTATTTAAGTTGTTGAAAAAATATAACATCAACACCTTACACGCTATTGTTGTCAATTATTTTACAGCTTGCTTTTGTGGCTACCTACTTTATAAAGGCAAGATTGTTCCTTCAGAAATCATACAGTCGGATTGGTTTGTGGCAGCCATAATGCTTGGCTTTTTGTTTATTGCCATATTTAATGTCATGGCTTTAACGGCACAGAAAAACGGGCTTTCAGTCGCGTCCGTTGCCAGTAAAATGAGCGTTATTATCCCTATTGTTTTTGGTATTATAGTATTTAATGAAAGTGTTAGTTTTCAAAAAATCTTGGGAATTGTCATTGCCTTAGTTGCTGTTTATTTAACCTCCGTAAAACAAAAAGGAAATATAGTACTAACGCAATCCATTTACCTACCTATTATTCTGTTTTTGGGTTCAGGTATTATAGACACATCGATAAATTATTTTGCGCCAAATGATAACATTCCTCTATTCTCTGCTACTATTTTTGCTATGGCTGCAATAATTGGTGTAATTCTTTCTACGGGAAAAGCACTTAAATCTAAAAGCCCTTATAAACTAAACGTTATTCCTTTTGGAATCGTTTTAGGTATTGTAAACTATGGATCTATCCATTTTTTGCTGATGGCCTTACGCGTTGAAAACACAGAAAGCTCAACCTTATTTACCATTAATCATATTGGGATTTTGGCACTTTCGACATTAATTGGATTAGTGCTGTTTAAAGAAAAAATTTCTAAAATGAACTGGATTGGTATTGTCTTGGCTCTAATTTCAATTCTATTAGTCACATTATCATAATGGAAAACGATATTTACAAAAGGATTTTAAAACCAATACAATTGGATTTGTTTAACCACAACATGTTTTATTGAGTCTTTTGCCACTCATGCTATCGAAAAAATTAATTCTTCATTATCTTAAAAAACTCAGATTTTCCATGAGTAGAAATTTTAATGATGTACAGACCATTTACCAAATTTTCTAAATTGATAAATTCAGAATCAACTTTACTTAAAACAGTTTTTCCAGACAAATCGTAAACCTCAATAAGATCTATACGTTTGTTAAAATCAAAATTCAAAATGTCTTTAGTAGGATTTGGATAAACCTGTAAATTGCTAAAATAAGAATTATCGAGAGATAAAAGTTCAACACAATTATCAGAAATAGAATTAATATCTTCAATAATTCCTGTATTATTAAAGGTTACACCATCAAAACCGCTATAATCTTCTGAATATCGATTAGCTCTGAATGCTCCATTTCCGATGGGCATTTCAAATTGATTGAACGTATTTCCTGCACCTACCGGAATTTTATAAACCCAAATTACATTGCCTTGCATATCTATTTCTGATATTCTCCCTATATCAGATTCATTGATTAATGCATTACCATTAGACATAATTTGTACACCACATTGCGCACCAGCATGCATCACTTCATCCAATATTGTACCACTCCATGACCAAAAATAAGTGTCTGGTAAAAATTTTCCTGAACTTAAACTGTAAACGCCATTGGTATCGTTTTGGTCAATTATATGAACAGATGACGCTGTAACATCATTTCCATAACCATCATTACTAAATACTGACATTTTACCCTGATGAGGACCTTCAGTAATCCATTTTATATCATGCTGTTTGCCCAATTTTTTATCAGCGCTTGTACCTTTGCCATAAACTTCTGGATTTCCCCATCGCCAAAGAAAATCACCACCTTTTCCATAAATTCCGCCAGTGTGAGATGCTGCTTGAGCCGTTGTTGTACTATGATCTATTACAAATACTTCGCAGAGATGTCTCGCAGAAACCGCAATTTGATCTAATTCTTCGTTATAATCAATCGCATTTGCGTGTATGGGATTCGAGCCATGCCCATCTTCATAATTCAAATCTAACAACTGGGGATTATTTGCGACTATCCCATAATTAGGTTTAGTACTATCAAATTCCTGTACTAGATGATCAAAAAGTTTCCATTCCCATACTATGTTAGCAGAATCTATCCCAACAGGTTCGATTTCTATAATTCTTTCAAGTACTAAAGTATCATTAAGGTATGAGGTATCTAGGCCTTCTGCGAACATCTCAATATTAGTATAACCATCTCTAACTAATATTAAAAAATTTCCATTTGGCAATGGTTCGATATCATGATGAGCCCTAAAACCAAATACTGCCATTAAATCAAGACTCCAAATTATATTGTTGCTCCAATCTCTTAAATCAGCATGAGTTCCACTACTTTGTAATAAGTTTCCGTTTTCTAGTAAGTAAGCCTGTCTACTGGTTTGACCAGAAAAGGTCCATTCATTAAAAACCTCCCCACAATTATTTATGAGAAAAACCCTGTCATCCGATCCTGGATTAAATAAGGTATAACCCTCTGACTTAGACTCATTAATATCATTATAAATCAAGCCTATAGTTTCTTGTGCTGTAATAACATTAAAAGCAAAGGCGATTAATAGACATACTATCTTTTTCATAACTCTTTTTTTTTCTTCAAATATAATTAACATAAATTATAAATAAAATAATTTATGTTAAATGCAACAACCAAAATAGGTTTGAAACCTCCTAGATTATTGATGGTTAATGAAGTATTTGTTATTATCAACAGTGCATAATTCATACATTTAAAAAATTAGCGATTTCTATAATTGTATTTTTGTTGAAATCGTACCAACAGTTTATAATATGATAGAAAACGATATTTATAAAACAATTACAAAACCAGCGCAAGGCGAATTGTTTAAGGACAAAAACAGCAAATTCTATGGTTTTGCATTTCCTGTAACCAACGAAGAGCAAATTAAACAACACCTAGAAGAATTAAAAAAAGAACATTATGCTGCCAGACATTGGTGTTATGCCTACCAGATTGGAACAGAAACCATTCACTATAGAGCAAATGATGACGGCGAACCTAATAACTCTGCAGGAATGCCAATTTACGGACAGATCCAATCTTTTGAAGTAACCAATATCTTAATTGTTGTGATTCGTTATTATGGCGGTGTAAAATTAGGCGTCGGAGGATTAATAAATGCGTACAGAACAGGAGCACAATTAGCCATGGAAGCTTCCAAAATTGTAGAACGAACAATCAAAAGAGACTATCAGCTCAAATTTGAATATAAGAATATGAGCAAAGTTATGCGATTATTGAAAGAAAACGACGTTGAAATCATTAATCAAACTTTAGAATTAAATTGCTTGTTAGAAATATCTGTCAGAAAAAGCCACAGTTCTAAAGTATTTGATATGTTCGATCAATTTTTCGGTGTTGACATCAAAGAATTATAACGAATATTTTTGCAGTTGGTCTAAAAGATATTTTGGACATCTCGTAGGCCTATTCTTCTTTACATCAATAAAAGCTAAAATTGTGCTTCCAGTTGCCAATAAAACATCAGATTGATTATGTAATTCATACTCAAATTCTATCGAAGCAGTTGGCATCTTTTTGAGTGTGGTTTTTACTTTAAGCACATCATCATAACGTGCTGAATTTTTGTAGTTTATCGCCAGCGAAATTACTGGAAGCATAATACCGTTGGCTTCCATCCCACTGTAACTAAGTCCAAACTCCCGTAACCACTCAGTTCTACCCACCTCGAAATACACCGCGTAATTAGCGTGATACACAACTCCCATCTGGTCTGTCTCGCCATAGCGAACTCTTATTTTTGTTTCGTTAAATTTCATTTATATACGTTTGTTTAGATATAATTTTGTAATTTTCAGATGTTTTAAACATGAGGAAAAAAATCTAAAGATTCTATGAAATAAGATTTTTTTTTTAAGAATTTTGTTCACATATTTGTCCTGTTGAAAACTACAAGAGAATCCCTTTTCTCTTTTTTTTTGCTAATCGAACTAACAACGAAAAATTTAACTTAACGAATGGAGATCACAGCGCAATCTGTATGGAGTAATTGTCTCGCTTTTATAAAAGATAATATACAACCACAAGCCTACAAAACTTGGTTTGAACCTATAGATGCAGTGAAGCTCTCCGGTAATGCTTTAAGTATCCAAGTACCTAGTAAATTTTTCTATGAGTGGCTAGAAGAGCATTATGTAAAAATCTTGAAGGTTTCACTAACTAAAGAGTTAGGTACAGATGCTAAATTGGTGTACGTTATTAAAATGGAAAACACCTATGGCAACAAACAACCTTTTACAGAGAAGATTCCAAGTTCAAATCGTTCTGCCGTAAAATCGCAAGATGTTGATGTACCCTTTAACAATAAAAGTCCTGAATTAAAAAATCCTTTTATAATTCCTGGCATCAGAAATGTTAAGATTGAATCTCAACTCAACCCAAGTTACAGTTTTGAGAACTTCCTTGAGGGAGACTCTAACCGACTGGCCAGAAACGCAGGAATCGCTGTCGCGAATAAACCTGGAGGAACGTCTTTTAATCCCTTATTAATTTTTGGAGGCGTTGGTTTAGGAAAAACGCATTTGGCGCATGCTATTGGTGTGGATATAAAAGACAAATATCCTGAAAAAACAGTACTATATATTTCAGCGGAGAAATTCACCCAACAATATATTGATTCTGTAAAAAAGAACAACAGAAATGATTTTATTCACTTCTATCAAATTATAGATGTACTAATTATTGATGATGTACAGTTCTTATCTGGTAAAACAGGAACGCAAGATGTTTTCTTCCATATTTTCAACCATTTGCACCAAAACGGAAAACAAGTTATTTTAACGAGTGACAAAGCGCCTGTGGATATGCAGGATATTGAACAGCGCTTGTTATCACGTTTTAAATGGGGACTTTCTGCTGAATTGCAAACCCCAGATTTTGAAACTAGAGTTTCTATTTTAAAGAACAAATTATATAGAGATGGTGTTGAAATGCCAGAAGACATTATAGAATATGTGGCTAAACATATTAAAACCAATGTTAGGGAACTGGAAGGTGCCATTATTTCATTAATTGCGCAATCGTCTTTCAATAAAAAAGAAATCACTATCAATCTTGCAAAAGATATCGTAGAGAAGTTTGTTAAAAACACGAAACGTGAAGTATCTATAGACTACATTCAGAAAGTGGTTTCAGATTATTTTCAAATGGATGTGAATACACTTCAATCCAAAACAAGAAAACGTCATATTGTACAGGCACGTCAATTGGCCATGTTCTTTGCTAAAAAATACACCAAAGCATCCTTGGCGAGTATTGGTTCTCAAATTGGGCAACGCGACCATGCTACTGTATTACATGCTTGTAAAACCGTTGACAACTTATCTTCAACAGATAAGCAATTCAGAAAGTATGTTGAAGATCTATCCAAAAAGTTAGCACTTTAATTACCGTTTATTATGACACGTATCTTAATGGTATGTTTAGGGAATATTTGCCGTTCGCCTTTAGCTCACGGTATTTTGCAATCTAAACTTCCTGAAACTCATTTTTATGTCGATTCCGCAGGCACAGGTGCTTACCATTTAGGAAACACTCCAGACAAACGCTCTATTTCAGTAGCTAAAAAGTATGGTTTGGATATTAGCACACAATCCGCAAGACAATTTAAAGTTTCAGATTTTGATACCTTTGATTATATCTATGCTATGGATCAATCAAACTATACTGACATCATCAGTCTAGCTAGAAATAACAATGATATCAGTAAAGTGAAATTATTCCTTGAAGCCAATACATCCATCCAGAACAAAAATATGCCAGACCCTTATCATGGTGAGCAAAGTGATTTTGAATACGTTTACAATCTTGTTGAGGAGACTTGCTCCATATTGGCAGAAGATTTAAAGGGCCACAAAAACTAAAGCAGAAAATATCTCTTAATATAAAGGTCTTTTTTTGTAAATTAGTGCCTAATCCTTTATTAATTTGCAATGAAAACTTACATACTATTACTGTTAATTATATTTTTATTCATTCCTTTTAGCTACGCACAAGATTTGGATCTAGAGCTCCATGCCTCTGGTTTTAATCGACCTGTAAGTATTAAGCATGCTGGTGATGATAAGCTTTATATCGTAGAACAAGATGGTTTAATAAAGATCATTAATGCGGATGGTACGGTTGAAAGTACGCCTTTCTTGGACATTGACAATCTTGTTATAAATACTGGAAATGAGCGAGGCCTTTTAGGTTTGGCTTTTCATCCTAACTACGCTGCAAATGGTTACTTTTTTGTAAACTACATCAACAACTCTGGAAATACTGAAATTTCTAGATTTACTAGAGATACTGCTAATCCTTTACTAGCAGACCCTAATTCAGAACTGCCAATCTTATCCTATACGCAACCTTACAGCAATCATAATGGTGGCGATTTAGCATTTGGTTCTGATGGCTATTTATATATTTCTTCGGGCGATGGTGGCTCTGGTGGAGATCCAGATGATAACGGACAAAATACCTTAAACCTATTAGGCAAAATTCTTAGAATAGATATTGATGCCACCACAGCAAATGAAAATTACAGTATTCCATCGAGTAATCCTTTTGTTGGTGATTCCGATGTAAGTCCGGAGATTTTTGCCTATGGCTTAAGAAATCCTTGGAAATTTTCTTTCGATCGACTAACTGACGACATGTGGATTGCAGACGTTGGTCAAAACGCCTATGAAGAAATTAATATGGTCTCTCCGACCGAAGCAGCTACTGGACTAAATTATGGTTGGAGATGTTATGAGGGCAATGGTCCTTACAACCTAGATGACTGCACTGACCCAAGTGCTTACACCTATCCAGTTAGTGGTTATGCCCATTTCAGTGATGGGGCACCAAAATGCTCAATTACTGGAGGTTATAGATATAGAGGGGCAATGTATCCTAACTTTGATGGTCTGTATTTCTTTGCAGATATCTGTAGTGGTGAAATCGCTTTTTTAGAATTTAATGATGCTACAGGAAATTGGGATAGAACATTTGAAGATTTTTCCGGCCAATGGACCGCCTTTGGTGAAGATATCAACGGAGAAATTTATGTAGCAGATTTGGATTCGGGCAATATTTACCAACTTACCGATACTACTTTAAGTATTGAAGATGATTTATTATCCTCAATATCGATTTATCCAAATCCGACAAAAGACATCTTGAATATTAATTTTGGCTCAACTAATGGCATCGATAATTCAACAAAAATAACAATCTACGACATACAAGGTAAAACCATAAAAAGGGTTCAACACACTGGCAAAATCATTCAAAAAGTAAACACTTCCCAACTCTCTAATGGTATTTATGTTTTAAAAATCAATACTGAAAACGGAATACAAAGCACACATAAACTGGTTATAAATTAATGAGCAGCCCAAAAGGAAAATTATATCTTATACCAACACGATTAGGTGATAATCCACCTCTTGAAGTATTACCTATTTCAATTAAAAAAATCATTGAGGATCTCAATTATTACATCGTAGAAAATGAAAAAACAGCACGTCGCTTTATAAAACGAATATCATCTGGTAAATCACAACCGTCGTTAAAGCTTCAAGTATTAAATAAATATACTACTGAAGCCGAGCGCAATACCTATTTGAATGTTTGTTTAGAAGGTATCTCAATTGGTTTGCTCTCAGAAGCTGGCTGTCCTGCTATTGCTGATCCTGGAGCCGACATTGTAAGTTTAGCGCACCACATGGACATTCAAGTAGTACCGATGGTTGGCCCTTCTTCCATTCTACTCGCCTTAATGGGTTCTGGTATGAATGGGCAAAGTTTTACATTTAATGGGTATTTGCCAATTGATAAAAATGAAAGAAAGTCGAAATTAAAAAGTTTGGAACGTTTATCTTCTGAACACAATCAAGCTCAAATTTTTATTGAAACACCATATAGAAACATGAAGATGCTTGAAGATTTAGTCAATTCGCTTCATCCAAATACGCGAATTTGTGTGGCTTGTGATTTAACTTTACCAACAGAATTCATTAAAACCAAAACCGCAAACGACTGGAAACATAATAAAGAAGACCTGCACAAGCGACCTGCTATTTTTATTATTCAAAAAGACTGATAGATCTTAGAAACGCACAACAAGCACCATTTACGATTGAAATAGTCAATTTGACTTTTTGGATTTTCGAATTTATAAAGTAACCCTTGCTTTCTTATCAGG encodes:
- a CDS encoding PQQ-dependent sugar dehydrogenase, with the protein product MKTYILLLLIIFLFIPFSYAQDLDLELHASGFNRPVSIKHAGDDKLYIVEQDGLIKIINADGTVESTPFLDIDNLVINTGNERGLLGLAFHPNYAANGYFFVNYINNSGNTEISRFTRDTANPLLADPNSELPILSYTQPYSNHNGGDLAFGSDGYLYISSGDGGSGGDPDDNGQNTLNLLGKILRIDIDATTANENYSIPSSNPFVGDSDVSPEIFAYGLRNPWKFSFDRLTDDMWIADVGQNAYEEINMVSPTEAATGLNYGWRCYEGNGPYNLDDCTDPSAYTYPVSGYAHFSDGAPKCSITGGYRYRGAMYPNFDGLYFFADICSGEIAFLEFNDATGNWDRTFEDFSGQWTAFGEDINGEIYVADLDSGNIYQLTDTTLSIEDDLLSSISIYPNPTKDILNINFGSTNGIDNSTKITIYDIQGKTIKRVQHTGKIIQKVNTSQLSNGIYVLKINTENGIQSTHKLVIN
- a CDS encoding SAM-dependent methyltransferase; this translates as MSSPKGKLYLIPTRLGDNPPLEVLPISIKKIIEDLNYYIVENEKTARRFIKRISSGKSQPSLKLQVLNKYTTEAERNTYLNVCLEGISIGLLSEAGCPAIADPGADIVSLAHHMDIQVVPMVGPSSILLALMGSGMNGQSFTFNGYLPIDKNERKSKLKSLERLSSEHNQAQIFIETPYRNMKMLEDLVNSLHPNTRICVACDLTLPTEFIKTKTANDWKHNKEDLHKRPAIFIIQKD